The Tamandua tetradactyla isolate mTamTet1 chromosome 8, mTamTet1.pri, whole genome shotgun sequence genome includes a window with the following:
- the LOC143643805 gene encoding olfactory receptor 4C11-like: MQQNDSVTEFILLGLTEDPLRQKMVFLIFLIFYSGTVVGNLLIIVTIKFSSTLGSPMYFFLFFLSFADVCFSTSTAPRLLVDTLSVKKIISYNECMMQVFALHLFGCMEIFVLILMAADRYVAICKPLRYPTIMRRQVCIFLIVLAWIGSFIHSTAQIVLALELPFCGPNVIDHYCCDLQPLLKLACMDTYAINLLLVSNSGAICSSSFLLLIISYIVILYSLRNHSAEGRKKALSTCTSHIIVVVLSLGPCAFMYTRPPTTYPTDKMVAVFYTTGIPFLNPLIYTLRNAEVKNAMKKLWSIKMTSDVKR, encoded by the coding sequence ATGCAGCAAAATGACAGCGTAACAGAATTCATACTGTTAGGATTGACAGAAGATCCTCTGAGACAGAAAATGGTCTTTCTAATCTTCTTAATTTTCTATTCGGGAACTGTGGTGGGGAATTTGCTCATCATTGTGACCATCAAGTTCAGCAGTACACTTGGGagccccatgtacttcttcctattttttttgtcctttgctGATGTCTGCTTTTCAACTTCCACAGCCCCTAGACTGCTTGTGGACACTCTCTCTGTGAAGAAAATTATTTCCTACAATGAGTGCATGATGCAGGTCTTTGCCCTGCACTTATTTGGCTGCATGGAGATCTTCGTCCTCATTCTCATGGCTGCTGATCgatatgtggccatctgtaagcCCTTACGCTACCCAACCATCATGAGACGGCAGGTCTGCATCTTCTTGATCGTTCTTGCCTGGATAGGGTCTTTCATACATTCTACGGCTCAGATTGTCCTGGCCTTAGAATTGCCTTTCTGTGGACCCAATGTGATTGATCATTACTGCTGTGATTTACAACCCTTGTTGAAACTTGCCTGCATGGACACTTATGCAATCAACCTGCTCTTGGTGTCCAATAGTGGGGCCATTTGCTCAAGCAGTTTCTTGCTTCTGATAATCTCATACATTGTCATCTTGTATTCTCTGCGAAACCACAGtgcagaagggaggaaaaaagccTTATCAACTTGTACCTCCCACATTATTGTAGTTGTCTTATCCCTTGGTCCATGTGCATTCATGTATACACGTCCCCCAACCACTTACCCAACAGACAAGATGGTAGCAGTATTTTATACCACTGGTATACCTTTTCTCAACCCACTCATCTACACACTAAGGAATGCAGAAGTGAAAAATGCCATGAAAAAGTTATGGAGTATTAAAATGACCTCAGATGTCAAAAGATGA